The Alphaproteobacteria bacterium DNA segment AAATCTTCCCGATGCAGTTGTACGCGCCCATTCCGCTGGAGATTTTCAAAATCCCGTGGCGGAACCTGAACAATAAAAGTTTGAAGTTCACGGGCCGCTTTTCCCGCCGATGCATCGGAAGAATTCAAGCGACCCAAAATATCCGCAACCGCAGGATCCCCGGGGATGATGATGGGACGTAAGCCGCTTTCGATCATTTGGAATGCCTCAGCCACGGTTCTATAGGCGCATGAAGGACGGCCCTCGCTGATGCTGAACTGTTCCAGAATCTTTTTCTGGTCCAGTTGGCCAGCACCCTTACGCCAAAAAACTTCCGAAAAGTAATCATTAATCGCATCGCGTGACAACCAGTAATTGTGTTTATCGGCAATCGCTGCGAAATCAGCCGCCAATTGCGCAATCTCAGGCGGGGGCTTATGCTCTGCAGACTTAAAGACAGTTACGATGCTTTCTTCATGTGAATGTTTTCCTTCCCGGTTACATCGGCCTGCTGCCTGCGCGATCTGATCAAGACCGGCCTCGGCCCGCCATACACACGGAAAATCAATATCCACACCCGCTTCGATCAGAGACGTGGCGATCAGTCGGCATGGAGCATCCGCTTTTAACGTATCTTTGACGCGCTGTAATATCGCGCGTCGATCTCTGGCGCATTGCCGTGTGGTCAAATGCACCACGCCGTCAAGCCCCGCTTCAGTAGCCATGCGGTGCAGTCTCAAAGCGTGCTTGCGTGTGTTGACGATAACTAAGCCTTGCTGGTGATCGCGTAGAGCCGCGATCAAATGAGCGTCACTCCATTCCCCTTCCCGAGTGATGGTGACACGTTTGAGTTGACTAAAAAGTCCATCAGGATCAGGAGCCAATTCCCGTCCCTCCAGATCAAGGCCGCCATGCTTGAATGTGCGTTTGTCGAAAGCGGGCTGAGTTGCGGTACACAGCACAACACTGACCTTGTAATTTTTGGCCAATTCATCCAGTGCCGCCAAACATGGGCGAAGATAACGCAGCGGCAGAGTTTGAACTTCATCAAGAATAAGGACGCTATGGGCCAAATTGTGCAGTTTGCGACAACGAGACGGACGATTGGCAAAGAGACTCTCAAACAACTGGACATTGGTTGTTGCGATCACCGGTGCGGCCCAATCTTCCATGGCCAGGCGCAGCTTGTCGCGTTGTTCATAATCCGCGAAGCGATCTTCCTCAATTGAAGCGTGGTGTTCCAAAACATGGCCTTCACCCAGAACATCCCTGAAGATGGTGGCGCTTTGATCAATGATGGAGGTAAAGGGTATGGCATAAATAATACGGCGCAGATTATGGGCTTTGGCATGATCCAGGGCAAAGCCCAGCGAAGCCAGAGTCTTGCCGCCACCAGTAGGTACCGTCAGCGTAAACAGGCCAGGGTCCATCATCGCCTTGGCTCGAACATGTTTTAATATATCCTGTCGCAAGTTGTTTATCGGTCCGGGGCGTTCCTGTAACTTGGACATATGCGCGTCAAACCGGCAGATCAGTTCATCAGCACATTGACGAAGATCCGGCCACGCGCGATCAATTGTTTTCTGCGCGTGTGTCGCATGGAACCGCTCGGTATCTTTGAAATCCGCGTCCACCAAACACGAAAAAATCATCCGACCGAGAAACGCCAGCTGAAAAGCCGCGCAAGTTTTGTCTTTTGATAGGTGGGGAAGACCAACCCATAAAGGGCCAACTTCATTTTTTATTTCGTGCTGCCATGCCTCGTCCAAAATCTCTGCATCACTTTTTAGACGCCGCCGCAATTCATCGGGGTCAGCAAGTCCCGCATGATGCCCAGCGATCGCGTAAGACAGCAGTTCCGCGATGACTAAGTCGCTTTGACCTTTTGTGCGGTTTCGTATCTCCCTTGCGCCGGCCGTTGAGTGGTCAACGCGCTCTTGTGAACCAGACAGACGACCCTGAAACTTAGATGTATATTTCCCAAGGTCATGCCATAGACCGGCCATCATGCCGGCATTTTCCGCCCCGAACTCTCGGGCAAATTCGGCCGCCAATGCCCCGGTTGCTTGCAGGTGATCTTGAAGCGTGTGCCATTGAGACTTGTCTGGCTGATCAACCAGACTGTGCGCATAAAACATGAAGCGTCTCCCAAAGGGTATGTTTGTTTGCAGTGTCTCATCCAAAGTATGCTTTTTGTCAAATCCACGCGGGGCGCGGCGTCGCTTCATCGCCTTGGAACGCGACGGCGTGTTTGTGCGGGCTAGATAGAAAGGTGTCTGGCAGACATTTTTGATGCAGACAAAAGACGCCGATTTGAGGCAAAATCCCATCATGCTCGCAAGAGATGGGCGGATGATCCCGCTACGGTGCCTTGACCCTATCCTTGACTCTATAGCGCGTGGCGCGGCTTTCTCCGGTGCGATCCAAGCGTTTAAGATCGACAAGTTTCTTGATGATCGCCTCGATCGTGCGCGGCGGGAAACCAAGAGCCTCCACAGCCATCTTGCGCGTGAAGGTTTTATCGGCAAGGCCGTTCGCCCACTGCCACAGGGCAAGTTGTTTTTCCGAGAGCGTATCCTCGATCCTGTCGCCTTCCAAAAGGGCCAGAGCCTTCTGGGCCTGCAGTCGCATGATGGCAAAGAAGAACGTCAGCCACGGCGTCATGTTCTCGGCATCCGACTTCCGTGTGCTCTGCGTTTTATTGAGCGCAAGATAGTAATCGACCTTGTTGTCCTCAACGAGGCGTTCATGCGATACGACTTTCGCAAAGTCGTATCCTTGGCGCAAAAGCATAAGGTTTGTCAGCAGGCGGCTCGTGCGCCCGTTGCCATCTTGAAAAGGATGAATGGCCAGATATTCGAACAGAAAATTGGCGGTCAGGATCAACGGGTGCTTAAACTTTGCTTCGGTGGCCCAGTTGTACCAGTCGCATAGTTCGTGCACTTCCTTGGGGGTCAGATGCGGCGGCGTGGGATCGAAAATGATGCCCACCAGATTGCCGCTTTGATCCTTGGCCTCGACGCGGCTCGGGCCGAACTTGTATTGCCCCAAATGGCCGCGATCCTTGTCTGAGTGACGCAGCATATCGCGATGCATCTGGAGGATCGTGGACTCCTTGACGGGAATGGCGTCAAAGTCCGTGAAGATCGTCTGCAAGACTTCGATGTAGCCCGCCACTTCCTGCTCGTCGCGGGTCTTGAACTTTTTGATGTGCATATTGCGGTAGAGCGCTTCGACTTGCGCATCGGTCAGGCGGTTGCCTTCGATACGGTTTGACGCGCCCGCCGAGGTGACGATGACCGACTGTGTCAGGCGCTCAATGGTTTGCGGGATCAGCGTATCCGTGATGCGCCAAACTTTTTTGACGGCGTCAATCTCGGCAATGGCTGAAAAGACGGTCTCGGCATCGGTGGCCGATAACGCCAATCTCTTGCTCAGACGGAAATCTGCCCAGTTCATGAATGACCCCATATGGCCTATGTGAGATTATGTGAGTAAATGTGAGAAAAATCAAGGAATGCTAACAAAACAAAGACTTGCAACATTGCAAGTCTTTGAAATCTTTTGAGTCCTTCCTGGCGGAAAACCTATATGGGCGCGGGCGCAGCGTGGGAGTTTTCTAGCGTCTGCGCGCAAAAACGGGTTACAGGCCGGACGGTTACATGCGCGCCGCATCACGCAAGGCCGCGTGTTCCCAATAGATTGACGGTTTTCTTCCATGTAACCGCAGCATGTAAAATGCCGACCGGAGCATGTTTGCCATTCACGGCCTCTCACGGCCTCCGGCAGTCGTTCTAACCGTGCCGTTGCTCCGGTCCATTCGCGCCCGAATCGCATAATCCTTCATCAACGCCTCTATCGCCCACGCATCTTGAACTCCTTGGCGTGCTTTTCTTTCG contains these protein-coding regions:
- the cas3 gene encoding CRISPR-associated helicase Cas3', with amino-acid sequence MFYAHSLVDQPDKSQWHTLQDHLQATGALAAEFAREFGAENAGMMAGLWHDLGKYTSKFQGRLSGSQERVDHSTAGAREIRNRTKGQSDLVIAELLSYAIAGHHAGLADPDELRRRLKSDAEILDEAWQHEIKNEVGPLWVGLPHLSKDKTCAAFQLAFLGRMIFSCLVDADFKDTERFHATHAQKTIDRAWPDLRQCADELICRFDAHMSKLQERPGPINNLRQDILKHVRAKAMMDPGLFTLTVPTGGGKTLASLGFALDHAKAHNLRRIIYAIPFTSIIDQSATIFRDVLGEGHVLEHHASIEEDRFADYEQRDKLRLAMEDWAAPVIATTNVQLFESLFANRPSRCRKLHNLAHSVLILDEVQTLPLRYLRPCLAALDELAKNYKVSVVLCTATQPAFDKRTFKHGGLDLEGRELAPDPDGLFSQLKRVTITREGEWSDAHLIAALRDHQQGLVIVNTRKHALRLHRMATEAGLDGVVHLTTRQCARDRRAILQRVKDTLKADAPCRLIATSLIEAGVDIDFPCVWRAEAGLDQIAQAAGRCNREGKHSHEESIVTVFKSAEHKPPPEIAQLAADFAAIADKHNYWLSRDAINDYFSEVFWRKGAGQLDQKKILEQFSISEGRPSCAYRTVAEAFQMIESGLRPIIIPGDPAVADILGRLNSSDASAGKAARELQTFIVQVPPRDFENLQRNGRVQLHREDLWGTQFAVLTDASLYQPEIGLIWEDADVLNETIF
- a CDS encoding Fic family protein — its product is MNWADFRLSKRLALSATDAETVFSAIAEIDAVKKVWRITDTLIPQTIERLTQSVIVTSAGASNRIEGNRLTDAQVEALYRNMHIKKFKTRDEQEVAGYIEVLQTIFTDFDAIPVKESTILQMHRDMLRHSDKDRGHLGQYKFGPSRVEAKDQSGNLVGIIFDPTPPHLTPKEVHELCDWYNWATEAKFKHPLILTANFLFEYLAIHPFQDGNGRTSRLLTNLMLLRQGYDFAKVVSHERLVEDNKVDYYLALNKTQSTRKSDAENMTPWLTFFFAIMRLQAQKALALLEGDRIEDTLSEKQLALWQWANGLADKTFTRKMAVEALGFPPRTIEAIIKKLVDLKRLDRTGESRATRYRVKDRVKAP